The following proteins are encoded in a genomic region of Oncorhynchus masou masou isolate Uvic2021 chromosome 32, UVic_Omas_1.1, whole genome shotgun sequence:
- the LOC135525691 gene encoding F-box only protein 33 isoform X2: protein MLFVFHTESSGTVPLSHNLTTVIFILLFANNSLVACAMALCGGVGAMALPSELIVHIFSFLSDRDKLRASSVCSRWRECLFYPSLWMELKLRVGGGSNGGGYGSEQTPRLDFLMRKFGSFVRELQLEFAPVEGYLRPLNGVEGRMESVESDPQFPGRWKEAIITYLDQVLCVLGCIRNNRNLQKLSLYGDTCILQDEGILDSAYLNQVDQGGVKIKEIQQLLVEVLSNSRQMKWLSSAFMLGVVTPCSLASLSNPSAASLEHLSLLDNQLPCLSSPVELERLVHLRSLALDFCDFTSEMCQLLAGGHRAPLHRLSLMVNGAALEAKPLDCTASEDDWKALVRRCANLRVYMMALDVSSQDLLRVLKPSLPLERIHLDSYSTLVTDGTLELISQQYNKTLSHFVLMRDDTGFPDLSVNRNEDPLVLLAWRCVHLSVLVIHGYTVWSHNLVAISRLRGSSLKVLAVSEESIDFDPDQGVFMEGDPVHNLVKEVSQGLGRIWHPSMDSNLVLSEPTQHFHREMQSFSLGM, encoded by the exons ATGTTGTTTGTTTTCCACACAGAGAGTAGCGGAACAGTACCGTTGTCGCACAATCTTACAACGGTTATATTTATACTTTTGTTTGCGAATAATAGTTTAGTGGCCTGCGCCATGGCTCTGTGCGGGGGTGTTGGAGCCATGGCTTTACCAAGCGAGCTTATCGTCCACATATTTTCATTCTTGTCCGACCGTGACAAGCTTCGGGCCTCGTCCGTATGCTCTCGCTGGAGGGAGTGTCTGTTTTACCCATCGCTTTGGATGGAGCTCAAATTGCGTGTCGGAGGTGGCTCGAATGGGGGAGGCTATGGCTCCGAACAGACCCCAAGATTAGACTTTCTCATGAGGAAGTTTGGCTCCTTCGTGCGCGAGCTACAGCTCGAGTTTGCCCCAGTTGAAGGATATCTAAGGCCATTGAATGGCGTGGAGGGCAGGATGGAATCTGTCGAAAGCGACCCTCAGTTCCCTGGACGCTGGAAAGAGGCAATTATCACCTATTTGGACCAGGTGTTGTGTGTCCTCGGATGTATTCGAAACAACAG AAATCTCCAGAAGCTGAGTCTGTATGGGGATACCTGCATTCTTCAGGATGAGGGCATTCTGGACAGTGCCTATCTCAACCAGGTTGACCAAGGAGGAGTGAAAATCAAAGA GATCCAGCAACTGTTAGTGGAAGTTTTGTCTAACAGCAGGCAGATGAAGTGGCTGTCCTCAGCCTTCATGCTGGGTGTGGTGACCCCCTGCTCCCTGGCCTCTCTGTCCAACCCCAGTGCTGCCTCCCTGGAGCACCTCAGCCTGTTGGACAACCAGCTGCCCTGCCTGTCCTCCCCTGTGGAGCTGGAGCGCCTTGTCCACCTGCGTTCCCTGGCCCTCGACTTCTGTGACTTCACCTCTGAGATGTGCCAACTGCTGGCTGGAGGACACCGTGCTCCACTACACCGCCTCTCCTTGATGGTGAATGGCGCCGCTCTGGAGGCCAAGCCGCTGGATTGCACCGCCAGTGAGGATGACTGGAAGGCCCTAGTCCGACGCTGCGCTAACCTGCGGGTCTACATGATGGCCCTGGATGTGTCCAGCCAGGACCTGCTGAGGGTGCTCAAGCCCAGCCTGCCCCTGGAGAGGATCCACCTGGACAGCTACTCCACCCTGGTCACAGACGGCACTCTGGAGCTCATTTCCCAGCAGTACAACAAGACCCTGAGCCACTTCGTCCTGATGAGGGATGACACCGGCTTCCCTGACCTCAGCGTCAACCGCAACGAGGACCCGCTGGTCCTACTGGCCTGGCGCTGCGTACACCTCTCTGTCCTGGTTATCCATG GCTACACTGTGTGGTCCCACAACCTGGTGGCCATCTCCCGTCTACGTGGCTCCAGCCTCAAGGTCCTGGCTGTGTCCGAGGAGAGTATCGACTTCGACCCGGACCAGGGGGTCTTCATGGAGGGTGACCCCGTCCACAACCTGGTGAAGGAGGTGTCCCAGGGCCTGGGGCGCATCTGGCACCCCTCCATGGACTCCAACTTGGTCCTCAGCGAGCCCACCCAGCACTTCCACAGGGAGATGCAGAGCTTCAGCCTGGGCAtgtag
- the fam177a1 gene encoding protein FAM177A1, with product MAELSLYLTNVNISLGKTMDAEKSSNMVKEFESVELGDIGMKKQKVPRRTIYFASGETMEEYSTDEEEEEEVQASIAVKTSADPSRLTWGPYFLFHMWRVATSTISVCDYLGERMASLFGITSPKYQYAIDEYYRMKKEEEEEEEENRLSEEAERRFEEEREQEMQQPAMEQPEGKASFVNVTFELDQDATSDANRFPAPIPT from the exons ATGGCAGAGCTGTCGCTATATCTGACTAATGTCAACATCTCTTTGGGGAAAACTATGGACGCTGAAAAG AGCTCCAATATGGTGAAGGAGTTTGAGAGTGTGGAGCTGGGAGACATAGGGATGAAGAAGCAGAAGGTGCCCCGAAGAACAATTTACTTTGCCAGTGGAGAGACCATGGAGGAATACAGCAcagatgaagaagaagaggaggaagtgcAAGCTTCTATAGCTGTTAAGACCTCAGCTGACCCT TCCaggttgacttggggtccatatTTTTTGTTTCACATGTGGAGAGTGGCAACCTCCACTATTTCAG TTTGTGACTATCTTGGGGAGAGAATGGCCTCATTGTTTGGCATTACGTCGCCTAAGTACCAGTATGCCATCGACGAGTACTACAGAATGAAAAAGGAG gaggaggaggaggaggaggagaaccggCTGTCTGAGGAGGCAGAGCGTCGTTTTGAGGAGGAGCGTGAACAGGAGATGCAGCAGCCAGCCATGGAGCAGCCGGAGGGTAAAGCCTCCTTCGTCAACGTCACCTTTGAGCTGGATCAAGATGCCACATCTGATGCCAACAGATTCCCTGCCCCCATCCCCACTTAA
- the LOC135525691 gene encoding F-box only protein 33 isoform X1: MLFVFHTESSGTVPLSHNLTTVIFILLFANNSLVACAMALCGGVGAMALPSELIVHIFSFLSDRDKLRASSVCSRWRECLFYPSLWMELKLRVGGGSNGGGYGSEQTPRLDFLMRKFGSFVRELQLEFAPVEGYLRPLNGVEGRMESVESDPQFPGRWKEAIITYLDQVLCVLGCIRNNSSLLSRSRNLQKLSLYGDTCILQDEGILDSAYLNQVDQGGVKIKEIQQLLVEVLSNSRQMKWLSSAFMLGVVTPCSLASLSNPSAASLEHLSLLDNQLPCLSSPVELERLVHLRSLALDFCDFTSEMCQLLAGGHRAPLHRLSLMVNGAALEAKPLDCTASEDDWKALVRRCANLRVYMMALDVSSQDLLRVLKPSLPLERIHLDSYSTLVTDGTLELISQQYNKTLSHFVLMRDDTGFPDLSVNRNEDPLVLLAWRCVHLSVLVIHGYTVWSHNLVAISRLRGSSLKVLAVSEESIDFDPDQGVFMEGDPVHNLVKEVSQGLGRIWHPSMDSNLVLSEPTQHFHREMQSFSLGM; encoded by the exons ATGTTGTTTGTTTTCCACACAGAGAGTAGCGGAACAGTACCGTTGTCGCACAATCTTACAACGGTTATATTTATACTTTTGTTTGCGAATAATAGTTTAGTGGCCTGCGCCATGGCTCTGTGCGGGGGTGTTGGAGCCATGGCTTTACCAAGCGAGCTTATCGTCCACATATTTTCATTCTTGTCCGACCGTGACAAGCTTCGGGCCTCGTCCGTATGCTCTCGCTGGAGGGAGTGTCTGTTTTACCCATCGCTTTGGATGGAGCTCAAATTGCGTGTCGGAGGTGGCTCGAATGGGGGAGGCTATGGCTCCGAACAGACCCCAAGATTAGACTTTCTCATGAGGAAGTTTGGCTCCTTCGTGCGCGAGCTACAGCTCGAGTTTGCCCCAGTTGAAGGATATCTAAGGCCATTGAATGGCGTGGAGGGCAGGATGGAATCTGTCGAAAGCGACCCTCAGTTCCCTGGACGCTGGAAAGAGGCAATTATCACCTATTTGGACCAGGTGTTGTGTGTCCTCGGATGTATTCGAAACAACAG CTCACTACTTTCTCGCTCTAGAAATCTCCAGAAGCTGAGTCTGTATGGGGATACCTGCATTCTTCAGGATGAGGGCATTCTGGACAGTGCCTATCTCAACCAGGTTGACCAAGGAGGAGTGAAAATCAAAGA GATCCAGCAACTGTTAGTGGAAGTTTTGTCTAACAGCAGGCAGATGAAGTGGCTGTCCTCAGCCTTCATGCTGGGTGTGGTGACCCCCTGCTCCCTGGCCTCTCTGTCCAACCCCAGTGCTGCCTCCCTGGAGCACCTCAGCCTGTTGGACAACCAGCTGCCCTGCCTGTCCTCCCCTGTGGAGCTGGAGCGCCTTGTCCACCTGCGTTCCCTGGCCCTCGACTTCTGTGACTTCACCTCTGAGATGTGCCAACTGCTGGCTGGAGGACACCGTGCTCCACTACACCGCCTCTCCTTGATGGTGAATGGCGCCGCTCTGGAGGCCAAGCCGCTGGATTGCACCGCCAGTGAGGATGACTGGAAGGCCCTAGTCCGACGCTGCGCTAACCTGCGGGTCTACATGATGGCCCTGGATGTGTCCAGCCAGGACCTGCTGAGGGTGCTCAAGCCCAGCCTGCCCCTGGAGAGGATCCACCTGGACAGCTACTCCACCCTGGTCACAGACGGCACTCTGGAGCTCATTTCCCAGCAGTACAACAAGACCCTGAGCCACTTCGTCCTGATGAGGGATGACACCGGCTTCCCTGACCTCAGCGTCAACCGCAACGAGGACCCGCTGGTCCTACTGGCCTGGCGCTGCGTACACCTCTCTGTCCTGGTTATCCATG GCTACACTGTGTGGTCCCACAACCTGGTGGCCATCTCCCGTCTACGTGGCTCCAGCCTCAAGGTCCTGGCTGTGTCCGAGGAGAGTATCGACTTCGACCCGGACCAGGGGGTCTTCATGGAGGGTGACCCCGTCCACAACCTGGTGAAGGAGGTGTCCCAGGGCCTGGGGCGCATCTGGCACCCCTCCATGGACTCCAACTTGGTCCTCAGCGAGCCCACCCAGCACTTCCACAGGGAGATGCAGAGCTTCAGCCTGGGCAtgtag